The Bacteroidota bacterium DNA window AAGGCTATAAAACAAACAAATGGACAGGCTTATTAATTCAAGATTTTGTTTTGAAAAACTGGAAATTTAAAATTAGCAAAAGAACTGCTCAACTCTGGCTGTCGAAAGTATTGTGATTCTTTTTCATGCGTTTGCCCTGCCTTCAAAATGAATATAAGACAAGGAATCAACATGAAAAATATTCTAAAGTTTTCGAATCTTAGAGCAAGCAATACAAAATTCTTAGACCCTCTCATTCTTTTAGTGATATGGATTGCCATTTTTATAGCTCCTATATTTATTTTTCAACAAGATTATGTTATTGATGGCAAGCGTGTCGTTATTGCCTGGAAAGTAATCTTTCCATACTTTATACTTGTCGCTATAAATCATTTTATTCTAATTCCTTATTTTCTTTTCAAAAATAAAAAAGCCCATTATTGGCTTGCAACATTAATACTACTTCTTGCTTTCAACACATTTTTGCATTATTTATCAAAACCCGATAATGAGAACAGACCTTATCCAAGGCATGAAAACCCACAACATCCTCCACCTAAACATAATGGACCTCAGGGCGGTAATTCAGCACCAAAGCCACCCAGAGGGAATAATCTCCCATTTCCACCATATGTAAATACTATTATTCTTTCTATTCTGATAATTGGATTTGATACCGGCATTCGCATGAGGGTTTTGTGGTCGAAACTGGAACAGGAAAAAACAGTGCTTGAAAAAGAAAACGTGCAAAATCAACTCGCTTTTTTACGTAATCAAATTAGCCCGCATTTTTTAATGAATACACTGAATAATATTCACTCATTAATAGATGTAAATACTGAAGAAGCAAAAGAAGCAATTATCAAACTATCAAAACTGATGAGGATATTATTGTACGATTCGGATACCGATTTTGTACCTCTGGAGAAAGAAGTTGATTTTATAAAAAATTATATCAGCCTAATGAAATTGCGATTTTCTGATAAAGTAAATATTAACCTTCATGTACCTGAGAAAATACCCAATAAAATGATACCTCCATATCTGTTTACTTCTTTTGTTGAAAATGCGTTTAAGCATGGAATCAGTTATAGAAATTCAAGTTATATCGATATTATATTTTCTATAGCTCAGGAATATTTAACATTTGAAATTAAAAACAGTATCCCTGAAATTAAAAAAGATGAAAAAGCCTCAGGTATTGGAATTGAAAATTCGAAAAAACGCTTAAATATTTTATACGACGATTTATATTCCTTAATCATTAAGGAGAGTAAAAAAGAATACAAATTGACTCTAAAAATACCATTATGACAAATTGTATTGCTATCGATGATGAACCATTGGCATTAAAACAAATTGCCGGATATATTCAAAAAACACCCTTCCTTGAATTAAAAGGACAGTTTGAAAGTGCATTTGAAGCAATCTCATTTTTAAATGAAAATGAAGTGGATCTTATGTTTGTGGATATCCACATGCCAGACTTAAGTGGGATGGAATTTGTTAAATCTTTAAATAATCCACCAAAAGTTATTTTTACCACAGCCTACAGCGAATATGCCATTGAC harbors:
- a CDS encoding histidine kinase, with protein sequence MNIRQGINMKNILKFSNLRASNTKFLDPLILLVIWIAIFIAPIFIFQQDYVIDGKRVVIAWKVIFPYFILVAINHFILIPYFLFKNKKAHYWLATLILLLAFNTFLHYLSKPDNENRPYPRHENPQHPPPKHNGPQGGNSAPKPPRGNNLPFPPYVNTIILSILIIGFDTGIRMRVLWSKLEQEKTVLEKENVQNQLAFLRNQISPHFLMNTLNNIHSLIDVNTEEAKEAIIKLSKLMRILLYDSDTDFVPLEKEVDFIKNYISLMKLRFSDKVNINLHVPEKIPNKMIPPYLFTSFVENAFKHGISYRNSSYIDIIFSIAQEYLTFEIKNSIPEIKKDEKASGIGIENSKKRLNILYDDLYSLIIKESKKEYKLTLKIPL